Proteins encoded by one window of Corvus cornix cornix isolate S_Up_H32 chromosome 27, ASM73873v5, whole genome shotgun sequence:
- the LOC120411303 gene encoding LOW QUALITY PROTEIN: uncharacterized protein LOC120411303 (The sequence of the model RefSeq protein was modified relative to this genomic sequence to represent the inferred CDS: inserted 1 base in 1 codon) has translation MRRGRGAALAALAAVLLVAVARAQVQQEPRLETTENTGINISCSHPKXQSNEYIYWYRHLPGRGPEFLALIVKESKELPDIAGGLWVSADRRSSALWLRRPRRGDAAVYYCALGDTGRGAGAAAGHEPPRAGPGGAGPQRRPRPAGGAAARPPGLRRLRSSFLRSEPAHTAPDTALHGRRTHGSHSLPPALTHSARTARPPLRPSASSAWQETAAGCGSAMAFGPLGACIALLSLLCKAELLLQASICGGS, from the exons atgcggcggggccggggcgcggcgCTGGCGGCGCTGGCCGCGGTGCTGCTCG TGGCTGTGGCCAGAGCCCAGGTCCAGCAGGAGCCACGGCTGGAGACCACCGAGAACACCGGCATCAACATCAGCTGCTCACATCCCA ATCAGAGCAACGAGTATATCTACTGGTACCGTCATCTCCCGGGCCGAGGACCCGAATTCCTAGCACTCATTGTGAAAGAGTCCAAAGAGCTGCCGGACATTGCGGGCGGTCTGTGGGTGTCGGCAGATCGCCGGAGCAGCGCGCTGTGGCtccggcggccccggcgcggggACGCGGCCGTGTATTACTGCGCGCTGGGGGACACGGGCAGAGGAGCCGGGGCTGCGGCCGGGCACGAACCgccgcgggcggggccgggcggggcggggccacAGCGCCGCCCgcggccagcagggggcgctgccGCTCGGCCGCCGGGCCTCAGGCGGCTCCGCAGCTCCTTCCTGCGCAGCGAGCCCGCGCACACCGCGCCCGACACAGCCCTGCACGGCCGCCGGACACACGGCTCGCACAGCCTGCCCCCTGCGCTTACACACTCGGCACGCACTGCCCGGCCTCCCCTCCgcccctctgcctcctctgcctGGCAGGAAACTGCTGCGGGCTGCGGCTCTGCCATGGCCTTTGGCCCTCTGGGCGCGTGCATTGCTCTTCTCAGCCTGctttgcaaagcagagctgctccttcaggCCAGCATCTGTGGTGGGAGCTGA